In a single window of the Rhineura floridana isolate rRhiFlo1 chromosome 3, rRhiFlo1.hap2, whole genome shotgun sequence genome:
- the LOC133381810 gene encoding zinc finger protein ZFP2-like: MQQSAVAKGEPRNKGYIWGVKSEDEPSEASLEKAEEQMQEQKLRGQDGAKRQEERHTQTGDKPHTCLECGKSFRWISHLTLHQRTHTGDKPYKCLECGKSFSQSSSFSSHKRTHTGDKPYKCLECGKNFSRSDHLTSHQRTHTGDKPYKCLECGKTFSDSSALTSHQRTHTGDKPYECFECGKTFRSSSALTVHQRIHTGDKPYQCLECGKSFSQSVHLTSHQRTHTGDKPYKCLECGKTFSDSSALTSHHRTHTGDKPYQCLECGKSFRQSGHLTLHHKTHTGDKPYKCLECGKSFSQSGHLTSHHRTHTGDKPYTCLECGKSFRFSSKLTLHHRTHTGDKPYKCLECGKVFSQSSHLTLHHRTHTGDKPYKCLECGKNFSRSNTLSMHERIHTGDRPYTCLECGKSFSQRGHLTLHHKTHTGDKPYQCLECGKSFSQSGHLTSHHRTHTGDKPYKCLECGKTFSDSSALTSHHRTHTGGKPYKCLECGKSFSKSGHLTLHHKTHTGDKPYKCLECGKNFSRSGTLSMHERIHTGDRPYTCLECGKSFSQSGHLTLHHKTHTGDKPYKCLECGKSFSRSDHLTSHHKTHTGDKPYKCLECGKNFSRSDTLSMHERIHTGDRPYTCLECGKSFSHRSNLTSHHKTHTGNKPYKCLECGKSFSQSGTLSMHERTHTGDKPYTCLECGKSFSQSSHLTLHHRTHTGDKPYKCLECGKVFSQSSHLTLHHRTHTGDKLYTCLECGKTFRWSGSFTQHQRTHKGQMLSMLGV; the protein is encoded by the exons ATGCAGCAGAGCGCGGTTGCAAAGGGGGAGCCTCGCAACAAAG gatacatctggggggtCAAGTCTGAGGATGAACCATCTGAAgcatcactggaaaaagctgaggagcagatgcaggagcagaaattgaggggtcaagatggagcaaagagacaagaagAGAGACACACTCaaacaggggacaaacctcatacatgcttggagtgtggaaagagcttcaggtggattagccaccttactttgcatcaaagaactcacacaggggacaaaccttataaatgcttggagtgtggaaagagcttcagtcagagtagttCCTTTAGTAGTCataaaagaactcacacaggggacaaaccttataaatgcttggagtgtggaaagaacttcagtcggagtgaccaccttacttcgcatcaaagaactcatacaggggacaaaccttataaatgcctggagtgtggaaagaccttcagtgacagtagcgctcttacttcacatcaaagaactcacacaggggacaaaccttatgaatgcttcgagtgtggaaagacatTCAGGTCAAGTAGCGCCCTTAcggtgcatcaaagaattcacacaggggacaaaccttatcaatgcttggagtgtggaaagagcttcagtcagagtgtccaccttacttcgcatcaaagaactcacacaggggacaaaccttataaatgcctggagtgtggaaagaccttcagtgacAGTAGCGCTCTTACTTCACATcatagaactcatacaggggacaaaccttatcaatgcttggagtgtggaaagagcttcaggcaaagtggccaccttactttgcatcacaaaactcatacaggggacaaaccttataaatgcttggagtgtggaaagagcttcagtcaaagtggccaccttacttcgcatcacagaactcacacaggggacaaaccttatacatgcttggagtgtggaaagagtttcaggtTTAGTAGCAAACtgactttgcatcacagaactcacacaggggacaaaccttataaatgcttggagtgtggaaaggtcttcagtcagagtagccaccttactttgcatcacagaactcacacaggggacaaaccatacaaatgcttggagtgtggaaagaacttcagtcggAGTAACACCCTTAGTATgcatgaaagaattcacacaggggacagaccttatacatgcttggagtgtggaaagagcttcagtcaaagaggccaccttactttgcatcacaaaactcatacaggggacaaaccttatcaatgcttggagtgtggaaagagcttcagtcaaagtggccaccttacttcgcatcacagaactcacacaggggacaaaccatataaatgcttggagtgtggaaagaccttcagtgacAGTAGCGCTCTTACTTCACATCATAGAACTCACACAGGGggcaaaccttataaatgcttggagtgtggaaagagcttcagtaaaagtggccaccttactttgcatcacaaaactcatacaggggacaaaccttataaatgcttggagtgtggaaagaacttcagtcggAGTGGCACCCTTAGTATgcatgaaagaattcacacaggggacagaccgtatacatgcttggagtgtggaaagagcttcagtcaaagtggccaccttactttgcatcacaaaactcatacaggggacaaaccttataaatgcttggagtgtggaaagagcttcagtcggagtgaccaccttacttcgcatcacaaaactcacacaggggacaaaccatataaatgcttggagtgtggaaagaacttcagtcggagtgacaccCTTAGTATgcatgaaagaattcacacaggggacagaccttatacatgcttggagtgtggaaagagtttcagtcacaggagcaaccttacttcgcatcacaaaactcatacagggaacaaaccttataaatgcttggagtgtggaaagagcttcagtcagagtggcacccttagtatgcatgaaagaactcacacaggggacaaaccctatacatgcttggagtgtggaaagagcttcagtcagagtagccaccttactttgcatcacagaactcacacaggggacaaaccttataaatgcttggagtgtggaaaggtcttcagtcagagtagccaccttactttgcatcacagaactcacacaggggacaaactttatacatgcttggagtgtgggaagacCTTCAGGTGGAGTGGCTCCTTTAcacaacatcaaagaactcacaaggGACAAATGTTATCGATGCttggagtgtga